Proteins encoded together in one Rhea pennata isolate bPtePen1 chromosome 27, bPtePen1.pri, whole genome shotgun sequence window:
- the ATP8B3 gene encoding phospholipid-transporting ATPase IK: MVRFLAALGSRRGEDPGVRGPGRGILPTPNGSRTHPRCGPVSSPPSQPDCVPAGKATTEPPWRCLPQDDPGAHLGFGDPDSSASMADQESASSYLNAKKPSAFTWEVRANDRNYHLQFKKKFAFCLTKKKYADNAIKTAKYNVLTFLPLNLYEQLHRMANVYFLFVIFLQTFPEISTLPWYTLLFPLSCLLTIRGLRDLIDDIGRHQSDRKINSRPCEILSGKRFRWQKWHDICVGDIVRLRKENFVPADMLLLCSSEPSSLCYVETADIDGETNLKFRQALLVTHRELATEESVAAFDGKVICEEPNSRMHSFTGTLEWKGETYSLDSERILLRGCKIRNTDVCYGLVIYAGIDSKIMRNCGKIKQKKTKLDHMMDRLVIIIFLVLLVISLCLAIASGFWARRFQEKHSYLSTLYEHTTPAKQAFFNFWGFAILLSIIIPMSMYITFEFIYLVNSFFINWDLEMYYAIKDIPAKARSTSLNDQLGQIEYIFSDKTGTLTQNIMSFKKCCINGTIYDSSCPHGTLLQGSGLTWSHCADKKLEFHDPLLLEAIQQDTSPVLREFLRLLALCHTVIVEESDNQLIYQAASPDEEALVLAARNLGYIFLARTQDTITISELGVKRTYKVLAMLDFSSDRKRMSVLVRDPEGTIRLYTKGADTVILERLHRRGANETLTEMALDRFAAETLRTLCLASKVVSEAEYSKWSRRYHEASVLLQDRARELDKLYEEMEQNLQLLGATAIEDKLQDGVPETIQLLKLGNIKVWVLTGDKQETAMNIGYACKLLTDDMEILEEKEISEILEAYWVSNNNVSDNGEALCSSHLFQQCPEASHHKKRALIINGDFLDKILHTGEVLKNGTERLGQWRACFKATASQEQGNLVEKAFVDLATNCQAVICCRVTPKQKSVIVQLVKKHKNAITLAIGDGANDVNMIKTADIGVGISGLEGMQAVQCSDYALAQFCYLQRLLLVHGRWAYLRICKFLRYFFYKTFAGLMAQIWFAFHSGFTAQPLYEGWFLALYNVFYTAYPVLSVGLLEQDVSAKKSLEFPELYVIGQRDELFNYRIFGVTLLHGVSTSLASFYIALWAFEDRVGNNVVGDYESFAITVATSAFLSVIMEIILDTKFWTMLSFLMVTASVLFFCVFSFLTQSINAFKIAPVIFRFPDASKNALTDPYVLLTILLSLVVNTIPSLTVRLYRTVVGKTTIQQKIRLKTKREPESSVELRAHIRHGSFHRRSSYAFSHQEGYAGLITRGDSLRVKGTRSTVLNLLCQEPNPASSSLHVPSA, from the exons ATCCTGATAGCAGTGCCAGCATGGCTGACCAGGAATCAGCCTCAAGCTACCTGAATGCGAAGAAGCCATCAG CATTCACCTGGGAGGTGAGGGCAAATGACCGAAACTACCACTTGCAGTTCAAGAAGAAATTTGCCTTCTGTCTGACCAAGAAGAAGTATGCG GACAATGCCATTAAAACAGCCAAGTACAATGTCCTGACCTTCCTGCCACTAAACCTCTATGAGCAGCTGCACCGAATGGCCAATGTCTACTTCCTCTTTGTCATCTTCTTACAG acCTTTCCTGAAATCTCCACCCTGCCCTGGTACACTCTCTTGTTCCCCCTGAGCTGCCTTCTCACCATCCGGGGTTTACGAGATCTTATTGATGACATT GGCCGTCACCAAAGTGACAGGAAGATCAACAGCAGGCCGTGTGAAATCCTGTCTGGGAAGAG GTTCCGCTGGCAGAAGTGGCATGACATCTGTGTTGGAGACATTGTTCGTCTGCGCAAGGAAAACTTTGTCCCA GCCGACATGCTCTTGCTGTGCAGCTCGGAGCCCAGCAGCCTGTGCTATGTGGAGACTGCAGATATTGATGG GGAAACAAACCTGAAGTTCAGACAGGCCCTTCTGGTCACCCACCGGGAGTTGGCTACCGAGGAGAGTGTGGCTGCATTTGATG GGAAAGTGATCTGTGAGGAACCCAACAGCCGGATGCACAGCTTCACTGGCACACTGGAGTGGAAGGGTGAGACATACTCGCTGGACAGTGAAAGGATCTTGTTGAGAGGCTGCAAGATACGCAACACTGATGTTTGCTATGGCTTAGTTATCTATGCAG GAATTGATTCCAAAATTATGAGGAATTGTGGAAAGatcaagcagaagaaaaccaagTTGGACCACATGATGGACCGGCTGGTGATCATA ATCTTCCTGGTGCTGTTGGTCATATCACTGTGCCTTGCCATTGCCTCTGGATTCTGGGCCAGGAGGTTTCAGGAGAAGCATAGCTACCTCTCCACTCTCTACGAGCACACAACTCCTGCCAAACAGGCCTTCTTCAACTTCTGGGGCTTCGCAATTCTCCTGAGCATCATCATACCCATGTCCATGTATATAAC GTTTGAATTCATCTACCTGGTGAACAGCTTTTTTATCAACTGGGATTTGGAAATGTATTATGCTATCAAGGACATACCAGCAAAAGCCAGAAGTACCAGCCTCAATGATCAGCTTGGCCAGATAGAATACATCTTCTCAGACAAGACTGGCACCTTGACGCAAAATATCATGAGCTTCAAGAAATGCTGCATCAATGGAACAATCTATG ATTCCTCCTGCCCCCATGGCAC CCTTTTGCAGGGATCAGGGTTGACCTGGAGCCACTGTGCGGACAAGAAGTTGGAGTTTCATGACCCTCTGCTGCTGGAAGCCATCCAGCAGGACACCAGCCCTGTGCTGAGGGAGTTCCTGAGGCTGCTGGCCCTCTGCCACACAGTCATAGTGGAGGAGAGCGACA accAGCTCATTTATCAGGCAGCCTCACCCGATGAAGAAGCACTGGTGTTGGCAGCCAGGAACTTGGGGTACATCTTTCTGGCCCGAACACAAGACACTATCACCATCAGTGAGTTGGGGGTGAAGAGGACATACAAAGTGCTGGCCATGCTGGACTTCAGCAGTGATCGCAAGAGGATGTCAGTCCTGG TGCGAGACCCTGAGGGAACAATCCGGCTGTATACCAAGGGGGCTGACACAGTGATCCTGGAGAGATTGCACCGGCGGGGAGCCAACGAGACCCTCACTGAAATGGCGCTGGAT CGCTTTGCGGCGGAGACCTTGAGGACTTTATGTCTGGCCAGCAAGGTTGTGAGTGAAGCTGAGTACAGCAAGTGGAGCAGGAGGTACCATGAGGCCAGTGTCCTGCTTCAGGATCGTGCACGGGAGCTTGACAAGCTGTATGAGGAGATGGAGCAGAACCTGCAG CTGCTTGGGGCCACGGCCATTGAAGACAAGTTGCAAGATGGAGTCCCTGAGACCATCCAGCTGCTGAAACTGGGCAACATTAAAGTGTGGGTGCTGACAGGAGATAAACAAG AGACCGCAATGAATATTGGCTACGCATGCAAGCTGCTCACAGACGACATGGAGAtcctggaggagaaggagataAG CGAAATCCTTGAGGCCTACTGGGTGAGCAACAACAATGTGAGTGACAATGGGGAAGCCTTGTGCTCCAGCCACCTCTTCCAGCAGTGCCCAGAGGCCTCACACCATAAGAAGAGAGCTCTCATAATCAATGGAGACTTCCTG GACAAAATCCTCCACACAGGAGAAGTGCTGAAGAATGGGACAGAGCGGCTGGGGCAGTGGCGGGCTTGCTTTAAGGCCACAGCTTCGCAGGAGCAGGGCAACCTGGTGGAGAAGGCATTTGTGGACTTGGCCACAAACTGCCAGGCCGTGATCTGCTGCAGGGTGACCCCCAAGCAGAAATCAGTCATCGTGCAACTGGTGAAGAAGCACAAGAACGCCATCACGCTAGCCATTGGGGATGGTGCCAATGATGTAAACATGATCAAAA CTGCTGATATTGGGGTTGGCATCAGCGGGCTGGAGGGCATGCAGGCTGTGCAGTGCAGTGACTATGCCCTGGCACAGTTCTGCTACCTCCAGCGCCTCCTGCTTGTCCATGGCCGCTGGGCCTATCTCCGTATCTGCAAGTTCCTCCGCTACTTCTTCTACAAAACCTTTGCCGGTCTCATGGCCCAGATCTGGTTTGCTTTCCACAGTGGATTCACAGCTCAG CCTTTGTACGAAGGCTGGTTCCTTGCACTCTATAACGTGTTCTACACCGCCTATCCTGTGCTTTCCGTGGGCCTTCTGGAACAG GATGTAAGTGCCAAGAAGAGTCTGGAGTTCCCCGAACTTTATGTGATTGGGCAGCGAGACGAGCTCTTCAACTACCGCATTTTTGGCGTGACCCTCCTGCATGGTGTCAGCACCTCACTTGCCAGCTTCTACATTGCACTCTGGGCTTTTGAGGACCGAGTTGGCAATAATGTTGTCGGAGACTATGAGTCCTTCGCCATCACTGTTGCCACATCAGCTTTTCTGTCAGTCATCATGGAG ATCATCCTGGACACAAAGTTCTGGACCATGCTGTCCTTCCTGATGGTCACAGCCAGTGTACTGTTCTTCTGTGTCTTCTCCTTCCTGACCCAAAGCATCAATGCCTTCAAAATAGCCCCTGTCATCTTCCGCTTTCCAG ATGCCAGTAAGAATGCCCTGACCGACCCATATGTTCTGCTCACCATCCTGCTGTCCTTGGTGGTGAATACTATCCCCTCGCTCACCGTCCGCTTGTACCGCACTGTTGTGGGCAAAACCACCATTCAGCAG AAGATCCGCTTGAAGACCAAGCGGGAGCCGGAGTCCTCAGTGGAATTGCGAGCTCACATCCGCCATGGCTCTTTCCACCGCCGCTCCAGCTATGCCTTCTCCCACCAGGAGGGTTATGCAGGTCTCATCACCCGGGGGGACAGCCTGCGTGTGAAAGGCACCCGCAGCACCGTCTTGAATCTCCTTTGCCAAGAACCAAACCCTGCTTCATCATCCCTCCACGTGCCCTCTGCATAG